ATTGACCATACTCCATAGGCATCGGCTCACAACAAATATAGTATAGTGTAAGCCTCTTTTATATTTGAATGGAAAAGTTAATAAAGACGTACGTTTTAGGGCTCCATAATACACAAACTATTGAGTATTTTTTTCATATCCCAAACCTAGGCCAGTTATTTTGAGGTCCAACGGTCTGTTGAGGTCGTAGTTATGAATTTGGGTTTAGCCTTTGGAGagttttttcctttcttttggcCTCAATTTAACCATCTTCCTCAACTACACTGGGGGGTGACCTCGTGGAGTGTAATATGAGTAGATGGCTTGGAGGCAAGAAGCCTTTAAGAAGGTTATCATATTACTGCAATCAATCTCAAACTAACCACATATTTGCAGATGCGTAAATGCATAATATACTCTCTTGACCGAAAGCGTAGCCGTAGTGATGTGAAAGACTTTGGCATACTACACCCAAATGGCACCGGCCGGTCAGAGGACGAAAAGAACGGCACCAAATGCATCCACCCCCTCCCTCACCTTTTGAAAGTGGCTGCCGCAAAAATCTGCTGCTGCGATGCGAGCTAGTGGTGCCGTGACAGTGGGCATAGATTCAATATCATCGATCACTTCTCTTTGTGATGACCACATCAGATGCCGGCGTCCCCATCCTACAAAGCATGCATGGATCGAGTGGAATCATCTAAGGTTGCCTTCTCTCTTGTACACGTCCTGGGGCTTCTCATCGATGACAAAGACGGCGAGGTCGGCAGGGTGCTCATTACCCTTGCATGGGAATGTGATCATGTCCCTTCTTCCGGCTAGGTGGGGAAAATCCAGCAGGTTAGAAACAGGTGGGGAAAAAGTCGAAGCTACTCTCAATTTATCAGTATATCACTGTGCGTATGTCCGCATActtatttatcactttgagtacGTTTATATACTAATTTTAAGATACTTCAAAAGAGTATATACAAAAATTTCAAAAGTattcctattttttaaatatattataattatatcttagTAGTAGTATATAAAAATTACTATGTCCACATATTGTATGGTCACATACCCAACGTATATACCACCATAGATGTTGtagtatgatcacatacttCACGTACATGCTCTTTGTTGGATTTGATACGTCCTAGTCATGAGATACATATGTGGAAGTAACTACAAGTGCATGTAGAATAAATTttccacatatatatatattggttTTTTATAATGCACCTGGGTGCATTTTGTACAGAGGATGCACCCGCCCTCTCAGTTGTAATTGGATTTTTTTATACAATCCAGTTGCAACCAGTTCGCATCTAGATGGAATCGGGTTTGTCTGAATTGCAACTGGTTCACGTCCAGTTGCAACTGGGTCTATCTGAGTTGCAACCGGTTCGTGCCCAGTTGCAATTGGTTCGTGCCCATCAGTTCTATCCAGTTGCAATTGGTCTAATCTCCTAGTTGCAATCGATGTAGTCTCTCGGTTGCAACTGCAGGGTGCGTGCATTTTGTACAAAGAATGCAGCTTGTCGCATTTTAgcctcatatatatatatatatatatatatatatatatatatgaaaaatccattctacacgcgcttgtagctactcctttatgtgtatctcatgatgCAGGACGTATCTGAGCCAACAAAAGGTACGTACAAGGTGTATGTGATTATACTAGACCATATGTGATTTACGTGACCATACATGAAATATATGAACATACTTATTTTTCTATACGGGTACTAATGTATAAttataatattttaaaaataagGATACTTTGAAATTTTCGTACATGTCCCTTTGAActatcttagaattagtatattgATAAATGAGTATATGGACATACGCATGGTGGTATACTGATAGTGAGATCcctttgaagtatcttagaattagtatattgATAAATGAGTATATGGACATACACATGGTGGTATACTGATAGTGAGAGTAGCTACAATcgagtgtagataaaactcgtcctatatataaatatatatatagtgTGTGCATAAAAAATAGGCTGGGAAATAATTTTTTTGTTGAACAGGCAGGGAAAATAAGATCAACCATGAAACAACACTGGCAAAGGTTAAAAAAGAGGACTtttaggctatctccaaccgtcgttctctGTATCCTTCTCTATATCCGTCATTTACAgacttctctacaagattctctcctctatatctcatttctctccaacaacgttctctaaatctcgttctctgtacattaaaccctatattagaaacgtattttatttcaaatttttatacgtacgtatttatcatacctcaaatgctatggacatattttatttttaatcgagtgtttaaaacgtaaaaaaaaaataaagaagaggagagagaatctctatatatagaggaaacctgtagcgttctctattttagagaatcatttagagaacggaatcttctctatatacagggtagagaacggtttagagTCTCCCGTTGGAGACAGGATACCCAAATTAATATGGCAATCCAATCCCTCTTTACATGTGAATGGTGCATCACGTAGCTGATATATACCATTTACAAAGTAGCCACGACTGTATACCAACTGCTGTACATGTGAATGGTGCATCTGTCATCTGTGCAGAATCTACAAACTTAAAACCTTTTCTATTCCTGATGATCATAACTTACACGGCTCAAGTCTTGGGCACTAGCTTCATCATGAAGCTGTATCGCACTCCTTCAACTATCTTGGGCTCGGGCCATCTAGCCCCTTCCGGTACACGGATGCATTTGAAGCCTTGGTTTTTGTACAGGCGCAGGGCAGCTATGTTGTTTACATCACAGTGCAATGCCATGGACCGGCATCCCCAACTCCTTGCCCGTGCCTCTGCTTCTTGGACCAACATTTTAGCGATTCCTTTCCGCCGTTCCTCCTTTCGCACCGCGACGTTTGCTATATACGCAATACCTGTTCTGCAAAAGTTGGAATTGACATTGAGAAGCTTTTAAGGGGAGAATACTTGTGCCTGCATGTTTAAAACAATATCATTGAAAGGGAAAATGGAACATCTTTTGAAATCCCATACAGACTGAAGCATAGCTCAACCAACAGTATGAGTTGACTTGTAACCAAGTAAATATAACTTGTTCACTGCATACTATAGCCAAAAGTAGACAAAGGTTGTTTCAGAATGTGAAGTGACTTGAGTAATTGTGGTTGTTTCATGCCCTCAAACTTCCTAGAAGATACGAACAACACATATGCCGAGCCAAGAATTTCATGCACTCAAGTTTATGTAAACTAGGTTATACTTCCTCCTGTAGCTACAAACTAAATGTGGGAGGTCCTAGGTTCAAATCAGCCTCCTTGTAAAATAAGCAAGGCAAGGCTGCTAGAAATTCCCTTCCTCAGTTTCCACCTTTTATCAGAGCTTTCAGCACTCTATATACGCCCTACGATTTAATTAGGGTAATATTGAACAGAAACAATAATTTGTCGAAATTAAATAAAACTTATGTTGTGTTGAAAGACTTTCAGTACAGGCACTTTACGCTCGAGTTTTCTGTTCTTGCCTCAGTTGGGAAGTGtttgtttaaactatgttagTTTCAGTAACCAAATCAGATCTTCCTTTTTGTTTCCACATAACTTATCAAATTTAATACCGTTACCCTTAATTCACCAAAGAAAATTGAAGGTGAAAAAACACATGGTTTCGCCTCTAAGCCTAATCAAATCAAAAATCAAGATCACAATTGAAGTTTGCCACCTACTCTGTGGTGCCCACGCTGTTTTGCgtgtttgatttttttttgggTATACTTGAGTGTGATGGTCTGCGGCTTTTGATCCGCCCTTGTACCTAGGTACTCCTGATATGGAGTTCTTAATGTTCGAGAGGGGAAAAATCAGAAGACTTTCTTGAGATAAGCAGCAGTCAGAGTAGGATCAAGAACAATTTATATCTTGATTTATGTAGTTCAATTTTTCAAAAACAGCTGTACCATTTGTAGAGCTTGCTTTGTAGATGAAATTGCAAGAGAGTCTTAATAGAATACTATGGGAGTGCTGCGCATGATGTTTCGCCTCTAAACCTAATCAAATCAAAAATCAAGATCACAATTGAAGTTTGCCATCTACTCTGTGGTGCCCACGCTGTTTTGCGTGTTTGATTTTTTGGGGTATACTTGAGTATGATGGTCTGCGGCTTTTGATCCGCCCTTATACCATTTTTTTCCTCGAACgcgcaggagagctgcgcatcaatatattaagaagaaaaaggggaaaagaaccCCAGAATGTTACAGAATTAAGGGCCTGCATCCCACCCTTTTACAGAATAAAGCTTCTTACAAGCTTTATGGGAGTGTCCTTGCCTATGATGGGTCAAGAAAACGCCTTCAACCATCATTCATTATGTCACGCAAAGAAGCACATTGTGTTTGTTTTGTAAAACAGAATAGACAGTTAGCCTTTTTCTAGTTAGAGCAAAATTTGCAAAACCCATCTATATTGTCTTAAACTAGTTTGGCAAGTTTAATGTAAAACTAGTTTGGCAGAGCACATTTTGTCTCTGATGCATGCAAGTACAAAGGCTATAGTACAGTACTATCGTATCTTTGGTTTGTGATGTATTTTCAACTTCTGAAAATCCAATGATGCATTTAAGCATTCCCATATTTTGCAATATTTGATCATAACTAATTTTGTTTTCTGGCCTTCAATGAAGATCGAGAGCAGAATGCAATCTAAGTTACTGCCCAATTGCCTATGAAATTAAGTTTGTGACACATATTGTTGGTCTCTTCTCTTCCACGAACAGATCGAGTTATACATGTTTCCTTCTCTAGATTCTACTATtctatacccccccccccccccgggatcaggaagggcacaTTTCAGTATTATGACCGCTTTCTGACATTCAATCATCATATGTCGTGTCGACACTTCATTGCTTGCCAATTATACTAAGTATACATTAGGAAACCTTAAATGGTGGAGTGATTGATTTTCTTTGAGCAAGTTGGACAAGGCAGATGTGTATAACCAGCAATGATAAATAGGCAAGCTTCAGAAAAGTAAGTAACGATATTGAGGAGGCAAGCCCTACCGCAAAATTTATAGCTTTTGCATCCTTCTATCTTGACAGTCTGAAGAAATAGATCAGAGGAAATTCGATTTATATATATTCAGTAACTAAATACATACCTTCTCTGCTTCAGGTGTCCCCTCCTCGGAAGATAGTCCGCCACGGTGTCAACCGTAAGGATGCCAGCTATGGAGCCTCTACTCAGAGCGTACTTCTGAAAATGGGCATCCCCAGCATCTCCACACTCAACATCGAAGGTATTATTTACAGAATTAGAATTGACCGCGACAAGGCACGTCCTCATGCACCCGGGCGGGACTGTGAATCCAGACAGCAGGGCAATGTAGCGGTCGATCCGCAGGACGAGGTCCAGCGGGAACTTGTACCCAGGAAAGAACGAGCCGCAGTGGGTGTCCGCCACTTCCCAGCAGTCCTCGAGCCGCGCGTCCCGGACGACGATCTCGGGGCACAGGGCCGGCAGCAGCTCGACCGCCTGGCTCGCGTAGCAAATCCCTGGGAAGCGGAAACGAAGGAACTTGTCAAAGGGAAATGGCCGCGTGGCTGACGGATCCTCTCGATTGCGCGGGCAattcaatcaatcaatcaatcacCTCGCGTGGCCCTGTCGCCGGAGCGGAACGGCCGCCGCCGGGCTGCTCGGACGGAGGGGAGGCCGATCCGACTCGGATTGATCGCTGTCGCCGGCCTGCGAGATCTCTTGCTTTGAACGAGGGAAACCGTAGGGAGCAGGAAAAAAAAAGGGGCAAAATTTGAGCAGGTCATACCAGATCATGGCGTGGAAGCCGGAGCTGGAGCTCCGGGCCAAGCACGCCGGAGCGGCCCCGCCCGGGCGGGAGCCTCGCATTGCTCCCGGTCCCGGAGAGCTTGGGGTGAGGCGCGCGTCGGCGGCGCTGGGCCAGCAGCGGAGGGGATGAGGGAGAAACGATAAGGATGGGCGGGAGAGCCGTCGGATCACGGTTCAAGGTACAGGATTGAAGTTTTCACAACAACGCCCCCTGAGAAATCCGCTTCTTCCCAAATCAAGTAACAGAAGAGAGCCAATCTTTTCATTTTTACCCAACAGATAGATAGCAGTTTATTTGAGCAGTGTATTAATTACTGGACACTAACAGTATATTCATTTGTAAGAAACAGATTATTTGATTAGGGCGAGTACATTGGAGTCATGTAATAAACATTCTCATACATATGATACGttatttttatgattttataATAATACCTGTAGGTGGGTGAGTAGCACAATAAAAATTTATGGGAACCCATTAGAGATTCGGCCAGGTACATAACACGCGGTAGGATTTCGATCGCGTGACGATCAGAAAACATAGggggtttagacaggttcagactGCTGTGAACATAACACTCTACGTCCGTCCTGTGTGGAGCTGGTGCTGGTATTCAGTTGAATATGAATTTGGAGTTTTTTTATCCACCCCCTTACACATTGCCCGTCTATCGTATTTTATAGCCTCCCCTGTGGGCTCTAGGAAGAGACTTATCGCTTTAAGTGTGAATGCGGTGCATGATGAAGGGCATCGGCCTGCAAGTGGCGCCCGCCCGCCGGGCAGGGTCCTGCGCCGTGGACTAGAACTGTCGTCACCCAGGATCCTCCTCAAGGAACCACGGGATGCCTCAGGATCTCTCCCAGGCTTTGTGCATCGCCTGGGTTCTCTGTGTGTTGCCCAGGACCGCAGGCATCCTTTCCTATGTCTATCCGCCACGATGTGAGGTGTGAGTGGTGGGGGCCACCCCACCGTCTATCGCCAGACGACGCGACGTGATCCGGACGGGAGGCTCCCTATGTCCCGGTCACCGTGCCTTCTGAGAGTACGCCTCCCCCGTAATCATGCGGTTTTACAGGGAAGGCGCGCCGCCCACGGAGCTCGCCCGGTTGCAGTAGGGCGGGTATATTGAATACGCCGTCAGGCGATTCCTTCACCGTGAAGGAACCGCCCCCTTCCAGGGAGGTGTCTGGCCTTCCACGGTTTTAGGTCCTCTAGAAGGCGCCTCATTTTGGCCCGTTAATGTTAATGGGCCAAGAGAGACTTTTAGCCCACTTATTCTTAATTTGTCTAGGGCTGCGGGACTCGTGTTCCCGTGGCACTGACAATACCATATCCCTCAATTTGTGTAATAAAAAAAGAATATTATAAATATCATGATAAcggtcggaggatttctccagccagGGGGCGGAATGCACCAGCCTAATCCTaacttaggatgagtttgggggtagTCTAGGAATGCTCGATctagaggcgtatgaacacgaGTAGCACACatgggtttagagtggttcaggccgccggatcgtaataccctacgtccactgtgagATGTATTGCTTGTAAGTTTGGAGGAGGAACTGCTCACCCTAAGTGAGTGTGAACCTTTGTGTGTGTGTTTTTGTGTCCGTGTAAGACCTGtgttctaacgtgcgcgctctcccttttataggctcaaggggagcgcgtaccctaagcggggccccgacaggtggacccggcgatatattaaataacgtacacattggagccttaaatgcctcagATACGAAGATCTTGCTTATCAGCCTCCATGCGTATCCTCCGTCTGTATATGATTTTGTGCCGTCTTGCTAGCATAGGGTCTGCTGCTGCTGACATGCGTAGAGGGAGTCATTCTGTCGACGTAGAGTCAGCTTCCATtgataggcgaaggggctatactCACCTGCCGTGATGtagcctttgcgcactgtagcagcgcacgttgtggccttcctgcagcagatcataataactcttcgcccacgcgcgcggcgTTGTGATGTGACCATACGTCCCTCGCCCATGCACGCAGCGCTGTGATGTGAcacgccgcctcggtaactagCGGGCTTACTGTGATGTCActcatacctgcccaacgtgttagagggcagcccatgcccttTCCTGGGTAcacgcaccccaaccacccgcatttaatgtggtagttgggctggcttctcaCAGAAGGCTGGaatccaccggacacgtggtGGTGCTGGCctggtttagcggccgcttccttagacgcacgtggcggcaccggacctcctccccagtgGGATGGGAGGTCCGGTCCCGCCTGGCTGGCCCAGGCGCtcaggccccctgggggtccggcttcaACACGTGGGGGCCCAAGACCATCCCGCGGTTGTCCGAGCTTGTGGTAGCCGTTCCTGAGCCCTTCGTCCTTGCGAGCACGCGGAGGTACCGGACCTGCTAGAacggggggagggggggtccGGAGACAGTGCCCCcagttgtcaggcccgggcATTACGCCCTGTCGCCCAGAAGCTTAGTGCGaagttacggataacctcgcaccCCTCGGGCTGGATACATTAGGAGGAGGTACCCCTAtttgtatgtaccgacaataaTAAAAACTCGTACAATAGAAAACGATGTTATAGTCCTTAAGCTCATGTGGCAGTTTCTCTcttctccccttctctcctccATATTACTATAAATTCTACATGAAACTATACGAGACAATATGTAGCAATGTACTGGCCCTTAGACAATTATCTAGGTAACAGAAAGATATTTTCGAAAGGGGATTTGAATTCAGTTTTCTAGTGGTTTCAAATGAACTTGGGCCCAGTGATGGTTGTCGTGGGTTTCCTTTATAATCTTGGTCGCCCATTTCAGTGCAATTTGACACAGAAGTAATAATCCGTCAGATTCTTGGCATTTTCACGTTTATGTCATTTTTTCCGAAGGAGTTTATGTCAACTTTTGGCTGCGCATGTTTTGTAAGACGGGCAGACATGCAAAAGCAAACGTCGAGCATGAGGCCAGAAGAAGTGGGCACGGGCGCATGCATGATTCTGGTGCACTGTGCGCGTGGTGGAGTGAGCGAGACGGCCCAAGTAGCACCTTTGATCGACCCTGGGCTGGGCTCCTTCGATGATAACGAGATGGGCCTCCTCATTCGCTAACTCATCATTGTCTCGGACTCCCTCACACACAGtcaagaaaaaggagagagtcCTCTCTCAGAAAAAAATGAGAGAGTCTTGCGAAAAAAATGaagagagcgagagagagacTTTCTCAATAAAAAAGGAAAAAGTGAATTTGctaaagaaaaggggaaaaagagaaaagattAGGAGAGCGACGTGGACTTGGGCCGTGGCTAGCGCAGACCATGCACGCCCCCACGCGGCCCGCGTGCGACAGATTCTCTACTCCGGGCGGTGTGCCCATTTCCGCTCTGCTGGGCTCTGCCCTACTCCTACCCATACGGCTGTGGCATGGGATGACACGTTGGCACCCACACGGCTCGCCAGGTCACCAGCCGGAGGCGCACGGAACCAcgtgtgcgcgcgcgcgtgcatgACGCGCAGCTGTGCTTGGCTAGTTGGCTTGAAGCCCCGACGGCGCGGCGAGCCATCAGCCGGCCGCCGTGCGCATGCCCGAACATTTCGCGATAAAACAATAATGAAATACTGAAATAAAAGCCGTCTCCCCTCACGTCCCCGTCTGACTCGTGGGCCCAGGCTACTACTGCTGCCTACTTCTCCCTgcccccgcctccgcctcgccgccctctctctccccccagACCCCCCCCTGCTCGGCGTCCGTCCCGGGaccaagaggaggaggagagggggaggcgCCTTCGCGGGCCGTCGGAGGGgaggggcggggcgggcggAGATCCGATGCGGGCCGCCGCCCGGCGCTAGATGGTGAGCATGTCCGAACTCATGATCGACCCCTCTCTCTGTCCGATTCCGCTGCCGCTGCTACCTTCTCCTGCGTGGTTGTTACCCGCTGGAACAAAATCCCAGCCGCAATTCGTAGTGGTTCCAGGCTCCCGCCCCAGAtcgtgcctcctcctcctccagtaCAGTACTCCCCGATCCCGATCGAGCTGCCTCGTGCGATGCACAGCGCCTCCCCGGTCGATCCCAGCGCGACCGGCCGCATCGGGCCCAGCGCCGACCCCTGATCCGGTGCCGTTTTGGCTTCCGTTTCCTCGCAGCTGCTTCATTGCCTCCGCGCAAAGTCTGGTCGGAAGATGCAGCGCTGCTTCTTCTTGCTTCAATGCGTCACTTTTGTGAACAGAAGCGAGCGCCTTCTGGATTCCGGCTTTGCGTTGGGGAGAAAGCGGTTGCAGTTCCACGCTTCTAACCCCCATGATTCCCGCAAAGTCAACAGTCTTCATCCCAGCTAAATTAAACCTTCTGCGCCAAGTATAGTAAACTGTGTTTCTTCACATCCTCCCAGTTTGCCAAGTCGTGCGGGACGCCGTAGTGAGTTGTGGACACAATTAATTCTCTGCGCCAGCGAAGCTTGGCATTCATTACTGTACTTATTAATGTAGTAGAGATTCTTGGTTTCTCTCACTTTTAGTTTCTACTTTCTAGGCCAGTCCTATTGGGAGGTTTCGTATTTGTGTTTCCAAGAGTGCCACACAAGCATACACGCATTTGGTTGATTGTTGAAATTGTTGACTAGAATGCattgtttcattttttttttgtttcatgGATAACACATGGAAGACTGTAAATGTTGTTGCATAATGCCCATGTGGCTTCATCTAGATGAAAcccctctcttctccctctctctgcaTTATTTCTTTGTCACATCATCACAAATGCTAACATGGCACTATAAATTAATGCGAATGAAACTCCCGTTCGAGGTAGCCTTAATTTCTTTGGCTGGGACATTCTGTTTACCATGCTGTAGAGTCTCATTCGTCACACTCAATATAATTTGCATATCAACTTCCCTTTTGACACTGCCCTTTGTCATTCTGCTCTATCCCAGAAATTTTACACATCAACCACCTTTTATTTCCGG
The Panicum hallii strain FIL2 chromosome 6, PHallii_v3.1, whole genome shotgun sequence genome window above contains:
- the LOC112897634 gene encoding uncharacterized protein LOC112897634, whose product is MRGSRPGGAAPACLARSSSSGFHAMIWPATAINPSRIGLPSVRAARRRPFRSGDRATRGICYASQAVELLPALCPEIVVRDARLEDCWEVADTHCGSFFPGYKFPLDLVLRIDRYIALLSGFTVPPGCMRTCLVAVNSNSVNNTFDVECGDAGDAHFQKYALSRGSIAGILTVDTVADYLPRRGHLKQRRTGIAYIANVAVRKEERRKGIAKMLVQEAEARARSWGCRSMALHCDVNNIAALRLYKNQGFKCIRVPEGARWPEPKIVEGVRYSFMMKLVPKT